In Liolophura sinensis isolate JHLJ2023 chromosome 2, CUHK_Ljap_v2, whole genome shotgun sequence, a genomic segment contains:
- the LOC135463044 gene encoding uncharacterized protein LOC135463044, protein MKQSRSFGGRPITSGKSHNKLSKTYVTADRQLSAVQRNAAKTGRSIASYFAPVNPSGTGLSDMDESETNENRPIPTTEAADTTESSLNDMPTTDVREGTSGCHGLPEDSVEKREHFRDKLATFSRKFPWLEYRYGDGAYCVVCKAVSLGSEKVKAWSKRPHNLVKDDKWNTNLKNHQKSKRHKENVHVLQMVKKWKATGKGGIRTQVQEGVTASKKTDHTRNRKLLRHLLKSLLFLIRKRWAARENYEDFVRFIGDELEHPDLQQQFALMKQNATYLSKTTVDNFIKHIDSYLEEELITTLKSVSYLTLEADESTSESGNEMLSIYVKFMHPLAHTVEKKILCQVKMGASKTAKALHQAITEALRDRGIDCTKIFFAGLDTTNTMSGERGGLQRLLRHSHPMCKYQPCRSHKLALVLFHMMKSNALLSEMDSLLITVWKKFKFSTNNKAVLEETQSIEGSKTLKIIKACTTRWLTHGQACRRTADLLPMLLDTLDTVYHANHDPEIKGVRDQLCRPEMVLFILFMADLLSLTNKFCKYLQGRQVQFSSLPCVKDNFIEQVQVFKDDPSTMVSGVFSAKSKDYTLLTQERSVNVRRTRGRQGQPVDEDTPADIVKIFWKETAVPFIQEFVEEFKPGDFAKGVVSDKDVHPASAQLDTLFTFYGNTVTDVHDGEHTAAGPILVSNSTVDQKLELEEFCRAVKVAVNAADKDILEKAAHLRDELTAKKALDIELQITTFIDKNRLTSAQLFKSIKQLGTCEELFPNLMILLNLASIIPSSTAEVERRFSLMNLLCTPLRASMLPNTLDKLLRICLNGQNLTDQDVEVIIDRFRDDTSVTNRRITL, encoded by the exons ATGAAGCAGTCTCGCTCCTTTGGCGGGAGACCGATAACCTCAGGAAAATCACATAATAAGCTATCAAAAACATACGTAACTGCCGACAGGCAATTATCAGCTGTGCAAAGGAATGCTGCAAAGACAGGCCGGTCAATCGCATCTTATTTTGCACCGGTAAACCCCTCAGGAACGGGTCTGTCGGACATGGATGAAAGTGAAACCAATGAAAATAGGCCTATTCCCACGACTGAAGCTGCGGACACTACGGAATCAAGCTTGAATGATATGCCTACTACGGACGTGAGAGAGGGAACATCAGGCTGCCATGGTTTGCCAGAAGACTCCGTTGAAAAACGTGAACATTTCAGGGATAAACTTGCCACATTTTCCAGAAAATTCCCGTGGCTGGAGTATCGATATGGCGACGGGGCGTACTGTGTTGTCTGCAAAGCCGTTTCGCTGGGTTCGGAAAAGGTTAAAGCGTGGTCAAAACGACCACATAATCTTGTTAAGGATGACAAATGGAATACAAACTTAAAGAATCATCAGAAATCCAAACGCCACAAGGAAAACGTCCATGTGCTTCAAAtggtaaaaaaatggaaagCTACCGGCAAAGGCGGAATACGGACTCAG gtGCAAGAAGGGGTGACTGCCAGCAAAAAAACAGATCACACACGGAACCGCAAACTTCTCCGCCACCTGTTAAAATCCCTCCTGTTTTTGATCCGAAAAAGATGGGCAGCCAGAGAAAATTATGAAGattttgtcagatttattgGAGACGAGTTGGAACATCCTGACCTCCAGCAACAATTCGCTCTAATGAAACAGAATGCAACATATCTGTCAAAGACAACTGTTGACAATTTCATAAAGCACATAGACAGCTATCTTGAGGAGGAGTTGATTACAACTCTAAAATCGGTTTCATATCTTACCCTGGAGGCAGATGAAAGCACGTCTGAGTCTGGAAATGAAATGTTAAGCATTTATGTCAAATTCATGCATCCACTTGCGCAtactgtagaaaaaaaaattctgtgtcAGGTCAAAATGGGTGCTTCTAAAACTGCAAAAGCGTTACACCAAGCTATCACAGAGGCTCTTCGTGACAGAGGTATAGACTgcactaaaatattttttgctggTCTGGACACCACAAATACTATGTCAGGTGAGAGAGGTGGACTTCAGAGACTTTTGAGACACTCCCATCCTATGTGCAAGTACCAGCCATGTCGGTCCCATAAGTTAGCCCTTGTGCTTTTTCACATGATGAAATCAAATGCCTTGCTATCTGAAATGGACAGCCTGTTGATTACTGTGtggaaaaaattcaaattctCCACCAACAATAAAGCAGTTTTAGAAGAAACGCAGAGTATTGAGGGAAGCAAAACtcttaag ATCATCAAGGCCTGCACTACGAGATGGCTTACTCATGGACAAGCTTGTAGACGTACAGCAGACCTCCTACCTATGCTTTTGGATACTCTGGACACAGTTTACCACGCTAATCATGATCCTGAGATCAAGGGAGTACGTGACCAGCTGTGTAGACCAGAAATGGTACTCTTCATCCTGTTCATGGCCGATTTGCTTTCATTAACAAATAAGTTTTGCAAGTACCTACAAGGCCGCCAAGTTCAGTTTTCTTCACTGCCTTGTGTGAAAGATAACTTCATTGAACAGGTTCAGGTTTTCAAGGATGATCCATCTACTATGGTCAGTGGAGTCTTTTCAGCGAAGTCCAAAGATTACACTCTTCTAACACAGGAACGCTCAGTGAATGTCCGCAGAACCAGAGGCAGACAAGGCCAACCAGTTGATGAAGACACACCGGCAGACATTGTCAAAATTTTCTGGAAGGAAACAGCTGTGCCTTTTATACAGGAATTTGTTGAGGAG TTTAAACCCGGTGACTTTGCTAAAGGTGTCGTTTCTGACAAGGATGTTCACCCTGCTTCTGCACAACTGGACacgttatttacattttatggcAACACAGTGACAGATGTACATGACGGGGAGCATACAGCTGCGGGCCCTATATTAGTCTCTAACAGCACAGTGGATCAAAAACTCGAACTGGAAGAGTTTTGCAGAGCTGTCAAAGTTGCTGTGAATGCTGCTGATAAAGACATTTTGGAGAAAGCAGCCCATTTAAGGGATGAGTTAACAGCAAAGAAGGCTCTGGATATTGagttacaaattacaacatTTATCGATAAGAACAGATTGACAAGTGCCCAGTTGTTCAAGTCTATAAAACAACTTGGGACATGTGAAGAGCTATTCCCCAACTTAATGATATTACTCAATCTGGCATCAATAATACCATCGTCAACTGCGGAAGTGGAGAGACGTTTTTCATTAATGAACCTTCTTTGCACTCCTCTGCGTGCCAGCATGCTTCCAAACACATTGGATAAACTTCTTAGAATTTGTCTGAACGGTCAAAATCTGACAGACCAAGATGTTGAAGTCATTATTGACAGATTCAGGGATGACACTTCTGTAACAAACCGCCGTATAACTTTGTGA